In Limisalsivibrio acetivorans, one genomic interval encodes:
- a CDS encoding TOBE domain-containing protein, protein MDKDFSLDGEIGFKLAGKGSITRKRIELLRAVRESGSISSAAKKAGMSYKGAWDSINTMNEISPETLVQSKTGGSGGGGAQLTEYAEDMLRAYDFIEKRLFTFVKEAQDNLHDFESLYDALRRLSMRTSARNQYFGRVVNVSKGEVNASVEIELKGGDTIASVITLGGLERLGIEEGMEAWAIVKSSSVIIAEPELRGRLSARNFLEGVVESIEEGAVNTSVRIRLNGGSELTGVVTKESAEAMDIKVGKAIAGAFKASAVILGITD, encoded by the coding sequence ATGGACAAAGATTTCAGCCTGGATGGTGAGATAGGTTTTAAGCTTGCCGGTAAGGGGAGTATAACAAGGAAAAGGATAGAGCTTCTCCGTGCTGTGAGAGAATCCGGCTCGATCTCAAGTGCGGCGAAAAAGGCGGGGATGAGCTATAAGGGTGCGTGGGATTCCATAAACACGATGAACGAGATAAGCCCCGAAACCCTCGTTCAGAGCAAAACGGGGGGCTCCGGCGGCGGTGGTGCACAGCTGACTGAATATGCAGAGGATATGCTGAGGGCCTATGATTTTATCGAGAAACGCCTGTTCACCTTTGTGAAAGAGGCACAGGACAATCTCCACGATTTCGAATCCCTCTACGATGCGCTCAGGAGGCTCAGTATGCGTACAAGTGCCAGAAACCAGTACTTCGGCAGGGTGGTTAATGTATCAAAAGGTGAGGTGAACGCCTCCGTTGAGATAGAGCTGAAGGGGGGTGATACGATTGCCTCTGTAATAACCCTCGGCGGGCTTGAGAGGCTCGGTATTGAGGAGGGGATGGAGGCATGGGCGATTGTGAAATCCTCCAGCGTGATCATCGCCGAACCGGAGCTGAGGGGTAGGCTGAGTGCTCGCAACTTCCTCGAAGGCGTTGTTGAGAGCATTGAAGAGGGGGCCGTGAACACATCCGTAAGGATAAGGCTTAACGGCGGAAGCGAGCTAACAGGGGTTGTGACAAAGGAATCCGCCGAGGCTATGGATATAAAGGTGGGAAAGGCCATCGCTGGTGCTTTCAAGGCTTCCGCTGTGATACTCGGGATAACCGATTAG
- a CDS encoding flavodoxin family protein has product MALNDIQKKQCETSRWNFDSLKAIFLNCTLKKSPELSHTRGLIDISAEIMRKNGVKVDILRPVDYDIASGVYPDMTEHGWEKDDWPMIYQKVMEANILIIGTPVWLGDKSSVAANVIERLYSTSGNLNDSGQYDYYGRTGGCLVTGNEDGAKHCAMNILYSLQHIGYTIPPQSDAAWLGEAGPGPSYLDEGSGGPENDFTNRNTTFMTWNLMHMALMLQKSGGIPAHGNQRTEWEAGCRFDFENPEYR; this is encoded by the coding sequence ATGGCACTCAACGATATTCAAAAGAAGCAATGCGAAACATCCAGATGGAACTTCGACTCCTTAAAGGCGATATTCCTTAACTGTACCCTGAAAAAAAGCCCAGAACTGTCTCACACCAGGGGACTTATAGATATCTCAGCAGAGATAATGCGAAAGAACGGTGTTAAGGTGGATATCCTGCGCCCTGTGGATTATGACATCGCTTCCGGTGTTTACCCCGATATGACCGAACACGGCTGGGAGAAGGACGACTGGCCCATGATATATCAAAAGGTTATGGAGGCCAATATCCTCATCATCGGCACACCGGTCTGGCTTGGGGATAAATCTTCCGTAGCTGCAAATGTGATTGAGCGGCTTTACTCAACATCCGGCAACCTGAACGATTCGGGTCAGTACGACTACTACGGAAGAACTGGTGGCTGTCTCGTGACAGGAAACGAGGATGGTGCAAAGCACTGTGCCATGAATATTCTTTACTCACTACAGCATATAGGCTACACGATCCCGCCCCAGAGCGATGCCGCATGGCTTGGAGAGGCAGGGCCCGGTCCCTCCTATCTGGATGAGGGCTCCGGCGGGCCGGAGAATGACTTCACCAACAGGAACACCACCTTCATGACATGGAACTTGATGCACATGGCTCTCATGCTCCAGAAAAGTGGAGGCATCCCTGCCCATGGAAACCAGAGAACCGAGTGGGAAGCGGGTTGCAGGTTCGACTTTGAAAACCCGGAATACAGATAA
- the elbB gene encoding isoprenoid biosynthesis glyoxalase ElbB has protein sequence MAKIGLVLSGCGVYDGSELQETIMSVYFLEKRGAEIIYMAPNIDQMHVINHLTGDVMQGESRNVLVEAARISRGDIRDIKDVNVSDFDALMIPGGFGAAKNLTSFAVDGPDAKINDDVLRLVKGTLDAKKPLAAICIAPVIVAKALAGTGVESSITIGNEEGVAGALESLGAKHIQCPVQEAVVDEANKIITSPAYMLGQNILEISEGIEAAVDKLYALM, from the coding sequence ATGGCTAAGATAGGACTAGTTCTCAGTGGTTGCGGGGTTTATGACGGCTCCGAACTGCAGGAAACCATAATGAGCGTATACTTCCTTGAGAAGCGTGGTGCCGAGATAATCTATATGGCTCCGAACATCGACCAGATGCACGTTATCAACCATCTCACAGGGGACGTTATGCAGGGCGAATCCCGCAACGTTCTTGTAGAGGCGGCCAGAATAAGCCGAGGAGATATACGTGATATCAAGGATGTAAACGTTTCCGACTTCGATGCACTGATGATCCCCGGCGGATTCGGTGCAGCCAAGAACCTTACCTCCTTCGCCGTTGACGGGCCGGATGCAAAGATAAACGATGACGTCCTTCGTCTTGTGAAGGGCACACTCGATGCGAAGAAGCCCCTTGCGGCGATCTGTATCGCACCAGTCATAGTTGCCAAGGCCCTTGCCGGAACAGGTGTTGAATCCAGCATAACTATCGGTAACGAAGAGGGTGTTGCAGGAGCTCTTGAATCCCTTGGCGCGAAGCACATACAGTGCCCCGTTCAGGAGGCTGTTGTGGATGAGGCGAATAAGATTATCACAAGCCCCGCCTATATGCTGGGTCAGAATATCCTTGAGATATCAGAAGGTATCGAAGCGGCAGTTGACAAACTTTATGCCCTGATGTAA
- the hemG gene encoding protoporphyrinogen oxidase, whose protein sequence is MNIGIIGGGISGVAAAFWLSQIEGLNITLLEKDKKLGGCIDTARQEGFSVEAGPNGFLDNKPHTLQLFEDAGLADKLYRSNDKARKRFIMRNGKLVRVPETPPSFMKTDLISFGGKMRLMGEILVSKKKDDKDETVAEFAKRRLGKEAMEYMISPMVSGVFAGDAEKLSLKSAFGVIYDLEMTYGGLFKGMLKKKKKKSGPAGPGGVLTSYKGGLINAIEDIASLSKGVDFVTNCEVKAVHKGERFTVETNKDTYSFDQVIICSPSYASAEFLKPLNEELAKEMADIAYSPAFVAGMGFRAEDIEDELDGFGYLIPRLENRRILGGLFTSSIFPERAPDGKKLIRVIMGGDTERGRRLMEHSSDELITIALEEIKDTVGVKAAPEVVQSFRWEKAIPQYYPGHSERVKRVESICSDIGGIHIGGNVLYGIALNDCTRVSWNIAESIRNTLEKG, encoded by the coding sequence ATGAACATCGGAATTATAGGGGGCGGAATATCCGGAGTGGCTGCTGCATTCTGGCTCTCCCAGATAGAAGGCCTTAATATTACACTTCTGGAAAAGGATAAGAAGCTCGGCGGATGTATCGATACCGCCAGACAAGAGGGCTTCAGCGTTGAGGCGGGTCCCAACGGCTTCCTGGACAATAAGCCCCACACTCTGCAGCTCTTCGAGGACGCAGGGCTTGCGGACAAGCTCTACAGAAGTAACGACAAGGCAAGGAAGCGCTTTATCATGCGCAACGGAAAGCTGGTTCGTGTACCCGAAACTCCACCGTCATTCATGAAGACAGACCTTATATCCTTCGGCGGCAAGATGCGCCTTATGGGTGAAATTCTCGTTTCCAAAAAGAAGGATGACAAGGACGAAACCGTTGCCGAATTCGCCAAAAGAAGGCTTGGCAAAGAGGCGATGGAATACATGATATCACCCATGGTATCAGGTGTTTTTGCCGGAGATGCTGAAAAACTCAGCCTCAAGTCCGCCTTCGGCGTTATATATGATCTGGAGATGACCTACGGCGGTCTTTTCAAAGGTATGCTTAAGAAGAAGAAAAAGAAGAGCGGCCCTGCCGGTCCCGGCGGAGTGCTCACATCATATAAGGGTGGGCTCATAAACGCCATCGAGGATATCGCTTCCCTCAGCAAGGGTGTGGATTTTGTGACAAACTGCGAGGTGAAGGCTGTTCACAAGGGTGAGCGGTTTACCGTGGAGACTAATAAGGATACATATTCATTTGATCAAGTCATAATATGTTCCCCGTCCTATGCCTCTGCGGAGTTTCTCAAGCCCCTTAACGAAGAGCTCGCCAAAGAGATGGCGGATATAGCCTACTCACCCGCATTTGTTGCTGGTATGGGCTTTCGTGCCGAGGATATTGAGGACGAGCTAGATGGTTTCGGCTACCTTATCCCCCGCTTGGAGAATAGAAGAATACTTGGTGGGTTGTTCACATCTTCAATCTTTCCCGAAAGAGCCCCCGACGGCAAGAAGCTTATCCGTGTAATCATGGGGGGGGACACCGAGCGTGGACGCAGGCTCATGGAGCATTCGAGTGATGAGCTCATTACCATTGCCCTTGAGGAGATCAAGGATACTGTTGGCGTAAAGGCTGCACCCGAGGTTGTGCAGTCCTTCCGCTGGGAGAAAGCGATACCCCAGTATTACCCCGGCCACTCCGAGAGGGTTAAGCGTGTGGAAAGCATATGCTCGGATATCGGCGGTATCCACATAGGTGGTAACGTACTTTACGGTATTGCACTCAACGACTGCACCAGAGTGAGCTGGAACATAGCAGAGAGTATTAGAAATACCCTTGAAAAGGGGTAA